The genomic DNA TTTGCCAGCTCCTCGGGAGAATAATAAGGTCGAAACGATCCGTACAGGAAATTAtatatcgatgaaaattaacattCTTGTTTAAATGAATTTGGCCAACGATTTTCATCAATCACCTTATGAAAATTGATGGAACCATATAATCGCGTCTCActattcaattaaaaaacaaaagagcAGAGAAGCTATGAATTTCCAGCCTCGATATATCGAGTTTTCGCAGCGAATTAAAATCGCCGCGAAGAGTTAAACGATTTAGGCAGTCAAATGGAGCGTGATCGGTCGTGGAATCGACGAGAGCTTAATTTACACTAGCGCTACGTGATCCGCATGCTTCGATTTGTTTTCGCCTCGATGGAGTTACAGGAATCAGTGAATTTTCGACGGGCAATATAGCAAGAGGTAGAGAGACGGACGAATGTCTTTTCGAGATCCAGCGAAATGAAAGGAAGTCCGATCGATCTGATCGCATTGCTATCCCTGCTCTTCCTCTCATTGAAAACTTGTAACGAGGCTTTTGTAATGCGAGGCATTCGAATGCAAATGCCCGACGGGCTTCTTCGCTACAGTTCGCTGAGAAACGACGTCGATTTAACGATTATCTTGGTCGAGAGGAATCTGCGGTTTCAACGCAGGTTCAAACGCCATCTCATTGCCCGGTGCAGATTTCAAATACGATTGATTTGTATTTTTTCCTTCATTCGCTacgataaaatatgaaaaggaCCGTTCGTTTACCGTGGCGTCGATGGTGTGATCCGATGTAGAAAACGAGTTTGATGGAATTAAACGAGAAAAGTTGATAGAAAAGTTGGAAATTCGTGAATTAGAAGCGTGTGTAGAAAAATgggatttatttctttaaaacatGCGCATAAAAGATAACAGAAAAACGATTTAAAGAGGAACATTGAAAACGATTCGTGGGGAAATTACGTGGGCTTATTTCTATTCCATTTTACAAGTAGAAATCCAAAATCCTTGGTATAGATAACATTCTTGCGCTTCATTGTTAGGTCCATCGGTTACAAGAGTTGGACGGGACAAGTTTGCTTAAATACATTGCAGAATTCTATTCAACCTCACTCAGCATTCGAACGTTGTAACGCAGCGACGTGTAACGATACAAAGaaaatcgaaaagaaagaagatagtCACAGTAGTCTCATATACACGTTAACGCGGAACGGCGATTTCCTCTAGCACTCtcgttttttttcttcgtaGTAGAACACGTATTTTATCTATCGAAATTATAAGTACACGAAGTACGCGATGGCCATTACGACGACCAGGCCACCCACCCACAGCATAGGCGATATTCCTTGATTCTGTTTGTCCTGGCCATCTTTCGAGTAACCCGACGGCCACGTCTGCTTAGGCGTGCTGCCATTTTTTTCTGCCTCGACCAATTCGCCGACCTTGTAAGTCTTCATTAAATCCAACGCATCTTTAGAGTGACCCACGTCGTCGAAGTCCTCGGAAGCGTCTTTGCCACCGTGATCCAATAGAACCTCCTCACCACCTGGATGCTCGTTTAAAAACGTCGTCACATCGTACACATTGTCGTGTATGATTATCAACGTCTTATCCTTGCAGTTGAGGCTAGCAACTTCGCTCCTCGTATACTGTTTACTCATGCTTTCGATGAAAATCTTCAATTACAGCAGGAATTCTGAAATTTCAGAATAGATtagtttaattatttgaaagtTACAGCAGATACATACTGGATGGAATGGAATAACGCGATAGAAAAGAgtaatgttattttttttgtttgtttgagaagaaagagagacagagagggagagagaaagacagcAGTCGACTATTTATGAGATTCCTCTCATGTTTCAAGCAGGAATTAATAGTTCATGCGATTAATCTTGTCGGTGAAAGAATTATCAGAAGAAACTGTATTACGTAGCACAGTGATGCGAAAGGTTCGGTATTCAGTCGATATAGTTGATAGATAATATgcgaaatgtaaatataaataatatttatgagagGAGATTTAGCGAGTCGAAGTTTTGTTGTATCTAAAGATGGTTGCGCTCCAGATTCGGGTCATGTCCTATATATACTCCTGTATTGTACAagcgataaatatttatgcatttcGGGGAATAGCGAACAAAAGACGGTGCATGGATGAAACGTAAACGAATTCCTATTTTCATGCCAATCGAATAACGAATAATCTTCTTCATCGATTATATTTACACATTGTTTCAACGTATCacaaaatttagaaaaattgcaATCGCTTTCGTAATAATACGAAAGTACGGTTACGCAATAAAATTTAAGCAACATTCGTTTTAGGTTTCATATGGAAAGattataacaaaatttgtGGTTAAAATACGTAGATTCATGTCATGTTTATTCGTCGGTTATTATCGAAAGTACAAATTTTGGAGAACGATGGAATAAATAATGCTTTGTCACGTTGAATAACAATTTGAACTTTTCAACCTGCGAGATCGTCGTATTTGGCCAGATATTACGCGTCTTATAACGAGGGCACCAGCGGATAATGTTAATTTCGCGTTGATAAAATGTTCGATCGATAGAGCTACGATATCTCATTTGTTTCGTTAGTCAGCAGAACGTTCTTTTTCGACAGATAATCAATAACGATTTTATCGAGGTCCTTTGTACCCTCATTCGCTTGATGTCCGTTATTTGTCGAGTTGATTGTTCTTGTACTCGCGACACGATAAACGTCTCGCGAAACGTTTCATTACGTAATGATCGACCGATGCTAGAGAGATAATGACAATTGTAATATCGATAACTGAGTTAGTTgcgaatatattatatacgtCGCGTATTTCGTGTTTAGAAAACTTGTAGTATGCTTTTGATTACAACGCGATTCTAGTTCAAGTTAATAATCTCAAGATGATTAGAAAATGATTTATGCACCTGATGTCAAGtggtaaaatttcatttagtCATTTTCAGACAAATCTCATTCATCTCGTTTTGACTCGCGAGGAAAGAAGCGAAAATATTGTCGATAAATCTACGGTTAAATACGGTTGaaacaattatttacaaattgaaCTTTCTGAGATGTCATAGTCTTGACCTAATTCAAAAGAGTTGTTTTGCATTTCAACTTCTTCGACAATATGATAAGggatatttacaattattgtCGTTTCAGGAGGGCCATTTTAAAGAATACATAAATATGGAACAGAAATTTGCGAAAAAAGCTATGAATTGCGGCGGCAAGAATTTTCCGGTGTTCTCGCGaatataaaaagatagaagagtatataaatattttcgaagCAGTTGCGAAACAGATTCTAACTCGCACGAAGGCATATGATTTTCGGCGTCATCATCCATGATTGCGCGAAGGTCATCCAGATTACCCAATCGGCGCGAGCGACGATTCTCTGCTTTTTCTAGCGACACAGTATCGTATAAAACTTTCCACGAGCCCGCTGATGAAGAGATATCACTAATCACGACGACATTTTTACGAAGTGAATATCAATCTAACGGAGGCAACGAGACTCGAATATTCGAGCGGTGGCGTGATCGATCGAATGATTTAATCAGCCTTGATGCAATTACATGTCAAACTTCCTTATTTTTCGTTGAACGTGCCAGTAAGATGACTTCATAGTCAGTCGCACTCAATGGAAGGTCCTAATAACTGTTACCTTGAAAACACAGCGAATTACGTCATTCTTTGTATTCACAAGAAACTATTTCGCTGTAAGCATACAGGAATAGTTATTTACAGCATTGATAGAACCAGGCTGTCGATCTAATTCTAAAGACATTCGATCGTTCAGGATCTGCGTCatcgattattttttatttattcaaaattacACGTAATTGCGAAAATTCGAACGGTAAAAACGACGAAAAATACGCAGCGCACTGTACGAAAGAGGCTTATCGGTTGTCGAAAGTACAGGTAttcgaaagaaataatttaaatcgGTCGGTCGTCCAGGCAGATCAGTCACCGAGGAGGGACGCTCGATCGAAGCGCCTCTTTTCCACGTCGGCCATGTCTGTTCTGGCCGGAATCGAAGGTTCCATGCGACGCACGAACATCACACGTTATTCGTTCACTTGCTTTGCTGATGCCCGAGGTCGAAACTGCGTTCCTTGTTTATTAGAAGCGGAACACCTGACCACGTACCTTCTCGTTTACGTTTGTTCGCCTCTGAAACACGGCTTGTCGCTACTGCTTCTCGTGCCTCGACTGCTCCAAATCGTCGGATTCCTTGGTCGATTCTCTGCGACCCGTAGCGCGGCGTGACGTGCTTCTGTGTATTCTCTCTACTTCTCTGTGGTAGAAACGTGCGGAGGAAAGAACGCGGTCGAACGAAAAGGGAGGAACGATGGTCGAACGATCCGCTCTGACGAGTTTGCTTACGACGCTGCACCGGCACAAACACTGCCGCCAACCAGGTCAGCTCGTAGTAGCTTTATCCTTGCCCCCTCTAGATGCTGCCCCACCATGGGCCCCTTATCATCTTCGATTCCCACTCGTTCGCCatctcctctcttctctcgcTTTGTCATGCTGTACGGAGAGAAGTGGAAACCCAACGTCGGGGAAATTATTGCTCGCGTGGGTCCATATTTCTTCTTGGCATCGTTATGTGTATAGGTCGATGGTTTGTTAGACGAACCTAAAATTGCCCTAATATTAAAGTTGTTCGTGTCCGTTGTACAAATTGACACGAAAGGAACGCAATCGTAAATGCTTTTTTCTTGGCGATGTTCAATGACAATAGCAGGCCTTCGAAGCTTATAGGAACGACGTTCTTGCAAATAAGTCGCAGTTGTTCGTAGAGATTTTTCTACCACTTTTAAGGCCTGAATAACATTATTTTTGTACCACGCTGTATTTATACGACTTAGTTAGAAACGCTAATGGAGGTCTCGTTAATCGGTCGTATCCTGTTCTGCAAATTTTGCTTTGCTCGGGTATTATGTACTTTGCTAATCGATAGACGTGTCAGGATCGATCCATCGTGCACGTCATTGGACGAAGCAAAAAGTtcgttttataattataagatGTGTCGTTACGTATTAATGAAAAGGTATCGCAAATATATATgcgtattaaaaataatatgttaaAAGATGGAAACGTTATCTTCCTATTTGTATATCGATTTTACCGTTTCATTTCGTCGATAGTTATAGCAACTCTATCCGTCCTACGAATTTTAAGTATGGGAAGTATGCACACATCGTGACGTAATATTTGAGGATATTCGTAAAATAACTTAACGAGTGTACCGAACGCGCCATTAAATCCTCTATGAAAATTTCGCTAGTAAATACGGCGTTTCGAAAAAAACAAAGGAGGATCCGAGAATCACGGCCGATTGCGAGATCGTAAGTTACGAGAGTTTACAAACGAAGCAACTGATAAAATTAGTATTCATAACGACAGCCGATTTAATAATCGTCTCGACCAATGTTAAGTCGTCTTTAAAACACGTGACGATATTTATGTTTCATTATTGTGTAAACTGCGGACATGTACTCTTTCCGCTTTGTACTCAATGGAAATATAAGTCGTTACATACTTTTTCCGTGTGAAAAAAAGATAATGACGTGACGTTATGCGGTGTTTTTATGAGAAGGCTACTTCGCAACGAAAGCAGAACGACCTTTTATGATATTCGTGGTAAGTCTGCACGAGGCTAATAAACTCTTGAAAATGGAGTAAGAAAAGGGTAGGACAGGTTCCTGGTTTACTTTCCATTCATTGGTCGAGTAACATCTtccgttttatttttcaaaacagCAGCTATTGAACGTTGTTGATCGAATGTCATTTCGCGTATGTATGCCCGTGCTAATAGATTATATAATAACGCGTACGTTATACGCTCCACGTCATAAAAATAAagcagtaataataataacatgaaTCGATAATCGACCAGTTCCGTGGAGACATGGGATCAGCCTAAATTCGAACTCACCTTGTGTATTGATCGCATTATAACATGTAGACCGACTTTAGTCGCATGCAACTGCACTCAGCTGGAACTGCACTCAGCGCGATCTGTACGCGTTGACCATGTAATGCAACTGCATCCATTGTGATTATCGTGCGtctatattaataaaacatcACGCATATACTTAAATTATTCTGAAAGCGTTTCGACTCTAGGCTTATCCTCGCTGCGCTGCGAGAATCGTTGCACGAATATCATACGAAACGTCCGATTCCGATAGTTTCTCGACGCGACGTTCGATCTGTTggatttttatcgaaaaattgcaatttacgTTTAGgagaaaaatgtattattcgaACGAACTGTACGGAGCCATATATCCGTGTAAAAGATTGATCCAGGTTGGGAAGGGATTGAAATCACGTTGCtccaattaattaaacgaacgCATTGAACGTAGTGAATTCTGTAAATTCTCTATATAATTACGTTTGCAAACGAAACAGGAGCGGATGGTAACAAGAACCGCGTGGTAACTAgtaattttccaaatattccGTCCGTTTGTTTCCACTTTAAAACTCGCTTGTTTAAGCGATAGTTTCCGCTCAATCTCTTTTACAATTATGTGCTTGTTACGAGTATGCAACGaagttttaaaaaaatagattgcttcttttttttttacatgtGTGTATCGTATGTTTCATAAAGTTTTATAACATCGAAACTGGAATGTTGGAGAAACGCGCGAACGAAACGGATTCTCGGGCTAAAATGCCGGCTGCAGTCAGTTGAAAACTGCCAGTCACGATGACTAGGAGGCTCTCGTGCCCGACGTGGTTGCTCGATTGTTTGGCGAATCACGCTGCATCAACGAAATTTCTATGCCATGCAGGGATTATGTAGCTATCTCGAGATAATTTCTACGGTGAATATTGACTTCAACGTTGTGTCAATTTTCTACGCGTTTTGCAACTATGCTCCGCGCGTTTAACCGGTCGATATAATAGCGAGATATACAAACGACGCTGTTTACTGGGATGGTTCGCGTGAATGGTTATCGCGATACTAGTCTGCGGATgtgatataaaaaaatagcTTGTTTTATTGATCGCGTGTCTGGATACGGGAGTACATCTTGTTCGACTGAATTTCCGTGTcacgaattttaatttaaactcGCGGCCGACGTGCCAGAATATCGAGGAAAAGATTGAATCTAGCTTGGCCAGACGTTGGAGAACATAATTTCATTGGgcatgtatttttaaatattgaaaaatagaCTGCGATCGGAATTAAATGAAAACGTCTCGACGTACCGTGTTTGAAAAACGAAACGACCAAGATACGACGCGCTTAGTTCGCGTTGTGTTTCGAAACTCGAACGAATTGATTCGAACCAGGTTCGGCAAGTTTCTTAACGGCTAGATAAGATATTTACCAGAAAAATTCACTTTCTCCTATCGTTTCTTTGATAcgaataaatacatttattctatattaattatacattatCGTGCCAGGTTTCTGTGTCATTGGGAAacagaagagaagagaaagaacgaaCAGAAATCCCCACTCGTAAAAACGAATAATCGTTTTATTCGTCGAGTTCGCGCATTTATGCTGACTTTATTTCCTTTACGAGTACCagaagtaataaaatataga from Bombus huntii isolate Logan2020A chromosome 5, iyBomHunt1.1, whole genome shotgun sequence includes the following:
- the LOC126865640 gene encoding cytochrome b5-like is translated as MSKQYTRSEVASLNCKDKTLIIIHDNVYDVTTFLNEHPGGEEVLLDHGGKDASEDFDDVGHSKDALDLMKTYKVGELVEAEKNGSTPKQTWPSGYSKDGQDKQNQGISPMLWVGGLVVVMAIAYFVYL